The Arachis hypogaea cultivar Tifrunner chromosome 14, arahy.Tifrunner.gnm2.J5K5, whole genome shotgun sequence genome has a segment encoding these proteins:
- the LOC140178523 gene encoding protein FAR1-RELATED SEQUENCE 5-like has translation MDLQLPDYTRILIEKIPYVELRFVLLQRAQEFYSNYAKKVGFVTRTRNTNFDKIRKKSRIPINQSIHCNREGYQESQVKAASRVKKITTARCRSRMYVMFDRQKDNWMVSKLELKHTHPCSAKQAVYYHEYRELNMHAKCVILDNDEVGIWTNKTYVALANEVSGSSNLGYSEKDVRNYTTRNMRLDVDAANKFRSALWVDAKCKASYEYYGDVVSFDTTYSRNKHGLPFASFVGVNHHGKSTLIECALLGNEEICSFE, from the exons ATGGATTTGCAGTTGCCAGATTACACTCGAATTCTAATAGAGAAAATCCCGTACGTAGAATTGCGATTTGTTTTGTTGCAGCGCGCACAAGAGTTCTATTCTAATTATGCAAAGAAAGTAGGGTTCGTGACTAGGACTAGGAATACCAACTTTGACAAGATAAGGAAGAAATCAAGGATACCCATTAACCAATCGATACATTGCAATCGTGAAGGTTATCAGGAGTCTCAAGTGAAGGCAGCATCTCGGGTAAAGAAAATAACAACGGCGAGGTGCAGATCAAGGATGTACGTGATGTTTGATAGGCAGAAGGATAATTGGATGGTGTCCAAATTAGAACTAAAGCATACTCACCCGTGTTCTGCTAAGCAAGCTGTCTATTACCACGAGTACAGGGAACTGAACATGCATGCCAAGTGCGTGATTCTGGACAATGATGAGGTTGGCATATGGACCAACAAGACTTACGTCGCACTAGCAAATGAGGTTAGTGGGTCATCAAATTTGGGTTACTCAGAAAAGGATGTGAGAAATTACACTACAAGAAATATGCGCT TAGATGTGGATGCAGCTAACAAGTTTAGGAGTGCACTCTGGGTAGACGCAAAGTGCAAGGCGTCCTACGAATATTATGGAGACGTGGTGTCGTTTGATACAACGTACAGTAGAAACAA GCATGGGCTACCATTTGCATCTTTTGTTGGTGTCAACCATCACGGGAAGTCCACCTTAATCGAATGTGCTTTGCTGGGGAACGAGGAAATATGTAGCTTTGAGTGA